A genomic region of Phenylobacterium parvum contains the following coding sequences:
- a CDS encoding tetratricopeptide repeat protein: MTLRRSLGSGVAAMALAAAVATPIGAQTAAALPGVRIGEAAEFTRLDFGPGVSTRREGVTLTVTFPAGARPDLSRFRTAPPKWIKSARVGQAGPRTQLVLTLAEDADLTSGSADGAVWVNVFQKSAPPEGEPSAVETAAMEPSPPAALVRPDPLPRGGVVKGEIALGQGQAVLSFPFANPAGAAVFRRGGSIWIVFDAPARLDISSFPRGLRQMSAAETFTGPDYAAVRIDAPPGTPFRADSAGSTWNIALGRAPSPQGSVVRVVRDEAGGPAALKSAVAGATRVLRIDDPVVGDRITVVTALGPAKGAPLRREFAQVNVLPSSQGLALESFVPDLAVTQDGDIVRIGRPEGLALSPLSVGSAPEDAGLDAPRPAIMPALIDQVEWPKTGPEGFLARYNSLFAEAAEESGKGKDAPTANRFALARFLVGSELGFEAIGVLNDMARKSPQVLENPEFRGLRGIARVMSRRYAEAATDFSAPILASDPSASLWRAYISAQLGQWTETRNEFAAGAEAFNQFSPVWKSRFARAEGQAALAQGDYEGADKAIRLALEDRAGAEETLSVRLLQARLLEAQGAKDRAVRIYDAVATAPMDALATPAALRATRIRLDSGQVTPIQAADAISALRYRWRGDGTELEVIRTLGGIYLSQGRYREALETLRSAGRSLPDLPEAVQLQADLNQAFRSLFMDGIADGLQPVQALALFLDFKELTPLGADGDMMVRRLVGRLVNVDLLEQAAELLKYQVENRLDGAPRAQVATDLALIYLMDRKPELALQAINNSRTTLLPPPMQMERRRVEARALIALNRPDDAVELLERDATPEGQDLKTEIIWRQKNWPVAAAAFERSLGDRWRRPGPLSAEEEGKLLRAGIAYSLSGDDAALARLRSRYDAFIDQARNPEALKVGLTGVESAEVGAADFSKVTADNEAFSGWVEKMRARFTRPAPGAAAPALATTQRPAPAPATTAAAPPRPPAPARPPAPPRPA; the protein is encoded by the coding sequence ATGACCCTGCGCCGATCCCTCGGATCGGGCGTCGCGGCGATGGCCCTGGCCGCCGCCGTCGCTACGCCCATCGGCGCCCAGACCGCCGCCGCGCTTCCGGGTGTCCGGATCGGTGAGGCGGCGGAGTTCACGCGCCTGGATTTCGGCCCCGGCGTGTCCACCCGGCGCGAGGGAGTCACCCTCACGGTCACCTTCCCGGCCGGCGCCCGACCTGACCTTTCCCGGTTCCGGACCGCACCGCCAAAATGGATCAAGTCCGCCCGTGTCGGGCAGGCGGGCCCGCGGACCCAGCTCGTCCTCACCCTGGCGGAGGATGCGGATCTGACCTCCGGATCGGCGGACGGCGCCGTCTGGGTGAATGTCTTCCAGAAATCCGCGCCTCCCGAAGGTGAGCCATCGGCGGTCGAGACCGCGGCGATGGAGCCGTCGCCCCCGGCGGCGCTTGTCCGGCCCGATCCCCTTCCCCGGGGTGGGGTCGTGAAGGGCGAGATCGCCCTTGGTCAGGGGCAGGCGGTCCTCAGCTTCCCGTTTGCAAATCCCGCGGGTGCGGCGGTCTTCCGGCGGGGTGGATCGATCTGGATCGTCTTTGACGCCCCGGCTCGGCTGGACATTTCTTCCTTTCCCCGGGGCCTGCGCCAGATGTCCGCGGCGGAGACCTTTACAGGTCCTGACTACGCCGCCGTGCGCATCGATGCACCGCCGGGGACACCCTTCCGGGCGGACTCCGCGGGATCGACCTGGAATATCGCCCTTGGGCGCGCGCCGTCGCCCCAGGGGTCGGTGGTCAGGGTCGTCCGTGACGAAGCCGGCGGTCCGGCGGCCCTGAAGAGCGCCGTGGCCGGCGCGACCCGGGTGCTCAGGATCGATGATCCCGTGGTGGGCGACCGGATCACGGTCGTCACGGCCCTGGGCCCCGCCAAGGGCGCGCCCCTTCGCCGCGAGTTCGCCCAGGTCAACGTCCTGCCGTCGTCGCAGGGGCTCGCGCTGGAGTCCTTCGTGCCGGACCTCGCCGTCACCCAGGACGGCGACATTGTCCGGATCGGGCGTCCCGAAGGCCTCGCCCTCTCGCCGCTCTCGGTGGGTTCCGCTCCCGAGGACGCTGGCCTTGATGCGCCCCGGCCGGCCATCATGCCGGCCCTGATTGATCAGGTGGAATGGCCCAAGACCGGTCCGGAAGGCTTCCTGGCGCGCTACAATTCACTCTTCGCCGAGGCCGCCGAGGAGTCCGGCAAGGGCAAGGACGCCCCGACCGCCAATCGTTTCGCCCTGGCCCGCTTCCTGGTGGGCAGCGAACTCGGGTTCGAGGCGATCGGCGTCCTCAACGACATGGCGCGGAAATCGCCGCAGGTCCTCGAGAATCCGGAGTTCCGGGGACTGAGGGGAATTGCCCGGGTCATGTCCCGCCGGTACGCGGAGGCCGCGACCGATTTCTCTGCGCCGATCCTGGCCTCCGATCCTTCTGCGTCGCTCTGGCGGGCCTACATCTCCGCCCAGCTCGGACAGTGGACCGAGACCCGGAACGAGTTTGCTGCGGGCGCCGAAGCCTTCAACCAGTTCTCGCCAGTCTGGAAGTCGCGGTTCGCCCGCGCCGAGGGGCAGGCGGCCCTGGCCCAGGGCGACTACGAGGGGGCGGACAAGGCCATCCGCCTCGCCCTCGAGGATCGCGCCGGCGCCGAGGAGACCCTCTCGGTCCGTCTTCTGCAGGCTCGCCTTCTCGAGGCCCAGGGGGCCAAGGACCGGGCGGTCCGGATTTACGATGCCGTCGCCACTGCACCGATGGACGCCCTGGCGACGCCCGCCGCCCTTCGGGCGACCCGCATCCGCCTCGACAGTGGGCAGGTGACCCCGATCCAGGCTGCAGACGCGATCAGCGCGCTTCGATACCGCTGGCGCGGGGACGGGACCGAACTGGAGGTCATCCGGACCCTCGGCGGCATCTATCTCAGCCAGGGGCGCTACAGGGAGGCCTTGGAGACCCTGCGGTCGGCGGGCCGGTCCCTTCCCGACCTGCCCGAAGCGGTGCAACTCCAGGCGGATCTCAACCAGGCCTTCCGGTCCCTCTTCATGGACGGGATCGCCGATGGCCTCCAGCCCGTCCAGGCGCTGGCCCTTTTCCTCGACTTCAAGGAACTGACCCCCTTGGGCGCAGATGGCGACATGATGGTTCGCCGCCTCGTCGGAAGGCTGGTGAATGTCGACCTCCTTGAGCAGGCCGCTGAACTCCTGAAGTACCAGGTTGAGAACCGGCTGGACGGAGCACCCCGGGCCCAGGTGGCGACGGACCTCGCCCTCATCTACCTCATGGATCGCAAGCCCGAGCTGGCGCTGCAGGCCATCAACAACTCCAGGACGACGCTCCTGCCGCCGCCCATGCAGATGGAACGGCGTCGGGTCGAGGCCCGCGCCCTGATCGCGCTGAATCGCCCTGACGACGCCGTGGAACTGCTGGAGAGGGACGCCACCCCCGAGGGGCAGGACCTGAAGACCGAGATCATCTGGCGCCAGAAGAACTGGCCCGTCGCCGCTGCAGCCTTCGAGCGCAGCCTGGGCGATCGCTGGAGGCGGCCGGGTCCGCTCAGCGCCGAGGAGGAGGGCAAGCTGCTCCGCGCCGGCATCGCCTACAGCCTGTCGGGCGACGACGCGGCCCTGGCGCGCCTCCGGAGCCGCTACGACGCCTTCATCGACCAGGCGCGCAACCCCGAGGCCTTGAAGGTTGGCTTGACCGGGGTCGAGAGCGCCGAGGTTGGGGCCGCCGACTTCAGCAAGGTCACGGCGGACAACGAGGCCTTCTCCGGCTGGGTGGAGAAGATGCGCGCCCGGTTCACCCGCCCGGCTCCGGGGGCTGCGGCTCCGGCCCTGGCGACGACACAGCGGCCCGCTCCTGCACCTGCGACGACCGCTGCGGCGCCCCCCAGGCCGCCGGCTCCGGCCCGTCCGCCCGCGCCGCCGCGGCCGGCCTAA
- a CDS encoding MotE family protein: MSGLPRILPLVGVAAAGVLALNALSGVNGAQDLFTGARAFAQGAAGQAAGAPAAKPGEAKPADGKSGEAKAGEGGAPAAPAKPLVCAPTAAELAKEAGLSPAELQILQSLGQRRGQLDQREADFNTQLALLAAAEAKLDAKVKTLNGIKSDIQGLLKIGDEQEAAEVARMVKVFESMKPKDAAPRMMLLTDAVRLPIAAKMKEKSLGLILAQMPPAEAKRLTESLANRFAPVRTAAAASGAAAPAAAPAGTPAPAAPRPQAAAPGAPPGPA, translated from the coding sequence ATGAGCGGTCTTCCCCGAATCCTTCCCCTGGTCGGCGTGGCCGCCGCGGGCGTCCTCGCCCTCAATGCGCTTTCGGGGGTCAACGGCGCCCAGGACCTGTTCACAGGCGCCAGGGCCTTCGCCCAGGGCGCCGCAGGCCAGGCGGCGGGTGCGCCCGCCGCAAAGCCCGGCGAGGCCAAGCCGGCGGACGGCAAGTCCGGCGAGGCCAAGGCGGGGGAGGGGGGCGCACCCGCCGCGCCGGCCAAGCCTCTTGTCTGCGCCCCGACCGCCGCTGAGCTCGCCAAGGAAGCCGGCCTTTCGCCTGCAGAGCTCCAGATCCTGCAGAGCCTGGGCCAAAGGCGTGGCCAGCTGGACCAGAGGGAGGCGGATTTCAACACCCAGCTCGCCCTGCTGGCCGCCGCCGAGGCCAAGCTCGACGCCAAGGTGAAGACCCTCAACGGCATCAAGTCCGACATCCAGGGGCTACTGAAGATCGGCGATGAGCAGGAAGCCGCCGAGGTCGCCCGCATGGTCAAGGTCTTCGAGTCGATGAAGCCCAAGGACGCGGCGCCCCGGATGATGCTGCTGACCGATGCCGTGCGGCTGCCGATCGCGGCCAAGATGAAGGAGAAGTCCCTCGGCCTCATCCTCGCCCAGATGCCGCCGGCGGAAGCCAAGCGGCTGACGGAATCCCTGGCCAACCGCTTCGCGCCGGTCCGCACGGCCGCCGCAGCCTCCGGAGCGGCAGCGCCCGCCGCGGCCCCTGCGGGCACGCCAGCTCCCGCCGCGCCCAGACCTCAGGCCGCCGCCCCCGGCGCCCCGCCTGGACCGGCCTGA
- a CDS encoding DUF6468 domain-containing protein, which translates to MISIVLNLLLAGLLCGALWMGWRLNQRLKVLREGQMGFAKAVADLDAAAARAERGLADLKAASDEMAEVLVSRIERARILASKLDQQFEAGARAGLAVDPRDPHASEADIERLSRNLGSLLAQSREARARSRDAVEPSLRPVAEPSARRPVASTRRRPEFEDELFLGASAPARSALGGAGR; encoded by the coding sequence ATGATTTCCATCGTCCTCAACCTGCTGCTGGCAGGGCTGCTCTGCGGGGCGCTCTGGATGGGATGGCGCCTGAACCAGAGGCTCAAGGTCCTGCGCGAGGGCCAGATGGGCTTCGCCAAGGCCGTAGCCGACCTCGACGCTGCAGCGGCGCGCGCGGAGCGCGGCCTTGCCGATCTCAAGGCCGCCAGCGACGAGATGGCCGAGGTCCTGGTCAGCCGGATCGAGCGGGCCCGGATCCTGGCCTCCAAGCTCGACCAGCAGTTCGAGGCTGGAGCGCGGGCCGGACTGGCCGTAGATCCGCGGGATCCCCATGCGTCCGAGGCCGACATCGAGCGCCTGAGCCGCAACCTCGGATCCCTCCTGGCCCAGAGCCGCGAGGCCCGCGCCCGGAGCCGGGACGCCGTCGAGCCCTCCCTCCGTCCGGTCGCCGAGCCTTCCGCCCGCCGGCCCGTCGCCAGCACCCGCCGCCGTCCGGAATTCGAAGACGAACTCTTCCTTGGCGCCTCTGCGCCGGCCCGGTCCGCCCTCGGGGGAGCCGGACGATGA
- the fliM gene encoding flagellar motor switch protein FliM: protein MADTDDISTGAEEGWGRSDSSDGISGAERILNQDEIDSLLGFDLSGDDASERNGIRAIINSALVSYERLPMLEIVFDRLVRYMTTSLRNFTSDNVEVSLDSISSIRFGDYLNSIPLPAILTVFKAEQLENYGLLTVDSNLIYSIVDVLLGGRRGTAAMRIEGRPYTTIERVLVQRMVEVVLGDAKLAFEPLTPVNFTLDRLETNPRFAAIARPANAAILVKLRIDMEDRGGRIELLLPYATLEPIRKMLLQQFMGEKFGRDNIWEGHLATELWTTQMDIRAVLDEQQLPLQTVLNLKVGDTLMLNATPDKPVELRAGTVHLTTARMGRRNHQIAVRVEAPLTRTARRAVQEMTNS, encoded by the coding sequence ATGGCGGACACAGACGACATTTCGACAGGCGCAGAGGAGGGTTGGGGGCGGAGCGATTCCTCTGATGGAATCTCCGGCGCCGAACGCATCCTGAACCAGGACGAGATCGACAGCCTTCTCGGTTTCGATCTCTCCGGCGATGACGCCTCCGAGCGGAACGGGATCCGCGCCATCATCAACTCTGCGCTCGTGTCCTACGAGCGCCTGCCGATGCTCGAAATCGTCTTCGACCGCCTGGTGCGGTACATGACGACCTCGCTGCGCAACTTCACCTCGGACAATGTCGAGGTCAGCCTCGACAGCATTTCCTCGATCCGGTTCGGCGACTACCTGAACTCCATCCCACTCCCGGCCATCCTGACGGTCTTCAAGGCCGAGCAGCTGGAGAACTACGGCCTGCTGACGGTGGATTCGAACCTGATCTACTCGATCGTCGACGTCCTGCTGGGCGGGCGGCGGGGCACGGCCGCCATGCGGATCGAAGGGCGGCCCTACACGACCATAGAGCGCGTCCTGGTCCAGCGGATGGTCGAGGTCGTCCTTGGCGACGCCAAGCTGGCCTTCGAGCCCCTGACCCCGGTGAACTTCACCCTTGATCGCCTGGAGACCAACCCCCGCTTCGCGGCCATCGCGCGCCCGGCGAATGCGGCCATCCTGGTCAAGCTGCGGATCGACATGGAGGACCGCGGCGGACGGATCGAGCTCCTGCTGCCCTATGCGACCCTCGAGCCCATCCGGAAGATGCTGCTCCAGCAGTTCATGGGCGAGAAGTTCGGCCGGGACAACATCTGGGAAGGCCACCTGGCGACCGAACTCTGGACGACCCAGATGGATATCCGGGCGGTCCTCGATGAGCAGCAGCTCCCCCTCCAGACCGTCCTCAACCTCAAGGTGGGCGATACCCTCATGCTCAACGCCACGCCGGACAAGCCGGTGGAGCTCAGGGCGGGGACCGTCCACCTGACCACCGCCCGGATGGGGCGCCGGAATCACCAGATCGCCGTCCGGGTTGAGGCGCCCCTCACCCGGACCGCCCGCCGGGCCGTGCAGGAGATGACCAACTCATGA
- a CDS encoding flagellar basal body-associated FliL family protein, with product MAKPPKNSESEEVDLEGAEGGEEGGGKKKPPLKLIIIAAAAALVLVGGGAGAYFVFFKKPPAAEAKGEKKGEEKKGGEKEKKKGEGEKKEGDAAAGDKAVVLSEGPDGVVFCALPNMVANMQAGDGRPTYLKLKVTLEAPDQETADLIQPAMPRLQDMFQTFLRELRPEDLQGSQGSYQLKGEILRRVNMVIAPAKVKSVLIEEMLIS from the coding sequence GTGGCCAAGCCCCCCAAGAATTCCGAGTCGGAAGAGGTCGACCTCGAAGGCGCTGAGGGCGGCGAAGAGGGTGGTGGCAAGAAGAAGCCGCCCCTCAAGCTGATCATCATCGCCGCGGCGGCCGCCCTTGTGCTGGTCGGCGGAGGCGCCGGCGCCTACTTCGTGTTCTTCAAGAAACCGCCGGCGGCAGAGGCCAAGGGCGAGAAGAAGGGCGAAGAGAAGAAGGGCGGCGAGAAGGAAAAGAAGAAGGGCGAGGGCGAGAAGAAGGAAGGCGACGCCGCCGCAGGGGACAAGGCTGTTGTCCTCTCCGAGGGGCCCGACGGGGTGGTCTTCTGCGCCCTGCCCAACATGGTGGCGAACATGCAGGCCGGCGATGGCCGGCCCACCTACCTCAAGCTCAAGGTGACCCTCGAGGCCCCGGACCAGGAGACGGCGGATCTCATCCAGCCGGCCATGCCGAGGCTCCAGGACATGTTCCAGACCTTCCTGCGTGAGCTCCGTCCCGAGGACCTGCAGGGTTCCCAGGGCAGCTACCAGCTGAAGGGCGAGATCCTAAGGCGGGTGAACATGGTCATCGCTCCGGCGAAGGTGAAATCGGTCCTGATCGAGGAGATGCTCATCAGCTAG
- the flgF gene encoding flagellar basal-body rod protein FlgF, translating to MDNALYVGLSRQMTLRRQLDIVANNIANADTTGFKAEQPLVRTEPRAPARTVDGPNPIKFVIDGGLARDFSQGALRTTNAAFDLAIDGPGFFRIQTPNGERFTRDGHFRLDDTGRIVTQAGQPVLDSGGAEVVIDPKKGIVEIARDGSMSQGIEQVGRLGVFAFADLSVLEKSGDNQFRNTSNQQPEPAPGSLLRQGMLEGSNVNPILQVTDMVEVTRAYESLARMMESTQELSRRTVERLGRVE from the coding sequence ATGGATAACGCACTCTATGTGGGACTCTCCCGCCAGATGACGCTCCGGCGTCAGCTGGACATTGTCGCCAACAACATCGCCAACGCCGACACCACCGGCTTCAAGGCCGAACAACCGCTGGTCAGGACCGAGCCCCGCGCCCCGGCCCGCACAGTGGACGGCCCCAACCCCATCAAGTTCGTGATCGACGGCGGCCTCGCCCGGGACTTTTCCCAGGGCGCTCTGCGCACCACGAACGCCGCCTTCGACCTCGCCATCGACGGGCCGGGATTCTTCAGGATCCAGACGCCGAATGGCGAACGCTTCACCCGGGACGGCCACTTCCGGCTCGACGACACGGGCAGGATCGTCACCCAGGCAGGCCAGCCGGTCCTGGATTCCGGGGGTGCGGAGGTGGTGATCGACCCCAAGAAGGGTATCGTCGAGATCGCCCGCGACGGTTCGATGAGCCAGGGCATTGAGCAGGTCGGCCGGCTGGGCGTGTTCGCCTTCGCCGACCTCTCCGTCCTGGAGAAATCCGGCGACAACCAGTTCCGCAACACTTCCAACCAGCAACCCGAGCCCGCGCCCGGATCCCTGCTCCGCCAGGGCATGCTGGAAGGGTCCAACGTCAATCCCATCCTCCAGGTGACCGACATGGTCGAGGTGACCCGGGCCTACGAGTCCCTGGCCCGGATGATGGAGTCCACCCAGGAGCTGTCCCGGCGCACCGTCGAGCGGCTCGGACGCGTCGAGTAG
- the flgG gene encoding flagellar basal-body rod protein FlgG, with protein sequence MQALRTAATGMAAQQLNVEVISNNIANMNTVGFKRQRAEFQDLLYQTLERAGSQSSDQGTVVPTGLQVGAGVKAGSIYRITEQGAMTQTGNKLDVAIQGRGYLQVLMPTGELAYTRAGNLSLNDQGQLVTADGYQIQPAIVIPPDAIDVSISKSGQIQIMQAGQTAPSVAGTLELATFVNEGGLEAIGDNLYLESGSSGAPTLSVPGVDGTGVLLQGYTEASNVDAVAEVTALIVAQRAYEMNSKVITSADQMLSTANQVKS encoded by the coding sequence ATGCAAGCTCTCCGCACCGCCGCCACCGGCATGGCCGCCCAGCAGCTCAACGTCGAGGTCATCTCGAACAACATCGCCAACATGAACACGGTGGGCTTCAAGCGACAGCGCGCCGAGTTCCAGGACCTGCTCTACCAGACCCTGGAAAGGGCCGGCTCCCAGTCGTCTGACCAGGGAACCGTCGTCCCGACGGGCCTCCAGGTCGGCGCGGGCGTGAAGGCGGGGTCGATCTACCGCATCACGGAACAGGGGGCGATGACCCAGACCGGCAACAAGCTGGACGTCGCCATCCAGGGCCGCGGGTACCTCCAGGTGCTGATGCCCACGGGCGAGCTCGCCTACACCCGGGCGGGGAACCTCTCTCTCAATGACCAGGGCCAGCTGGTGACCGCCGACGGCTACCAGATCCAGCCGGCCATCGTCATTCCGCCTGACGCCATTGACGTCTCGATCTCCAAGTCCGGCCAGATCCAGATCATGCAGGCCGGCCAGACGGCGCCCTCCGTCGCCGGGACCCTCGAACTTGCGACCTTCGTCAACGAGGGCGGCCTCGAGGCCATCGGCGATAACCTCTATCTCGAGAGCGGCTCCTCCGGGGCCCCGACCCTGAGCGTCCCCGGGGTCGATGGCACCGGCGTCCTCCTGCAGGGCTACACCGAGGCCTCCAACGTCGACGCCGTGGCCGAGGTCACCGCCCTGATCGTCGCCCAGCGCGCCTACGAGATGAACTCCAAGGTGATCACTTCGGCCGACCAGATGCTGTCCACCGCCAACCAGGTGAAGAGCTGA
- the flgA gene encoding flagellar basal body P-ring formation chaperone FlgA, which yields MRRLIALAVSALLLLPAAAFAGATVSLRADPSDADGIVTLGDLFDGAGSASGVRVAARTGTSVVLDATAVQILARRNGLDWDNANRLRRIIVRPGVAEPAAVARGKSVQALAYARNVATGEEIRPEDLVWTRAVAAPADAVRDADGAIGMVARRPLREGALVSARDVSAPVVIQAGDLVTVTYQAGGVSLELQVKALGAGAVGQVIPLQNLSSRKTLQAVVTGPGQAMTGPDAPTGQALAATRIAHR from the coding sequence ATGCGGCGCCTGATCGCCCTGGCCGTTTCGGCCCTGCTCCTCCTGCCGGCCGCCGCCTTCGCGGGTGCGACGGTGTCCCTGCGCGCAGATCCTTCCGATGCCGACGGGATCGTGACTCTCGGCGATCTCTTCGACGGCGCGGGGTCGGCCTCCGGGGTGCGCGTGGCGGCCCGGACCGGGACGAGCGTCGTCCTCGACGCCACTGCGGTGCAAATCCTCGCCCGGCGCAACGGCCTGGACTGGGACAATGCCAACCGTCTCCGCCGCATCATCGTCCGGCCTGGCGTCGCCGAGCCCGCCGCCGTGGCGCGCGGGAAATCGGTGCAGGCCCTGGCCTACGCCCGGAATGTCGCGACGGGCGAGGAAATCCGCCCGGAGGACCTGGTCTGGACCCGCGCCGTCGCGGCCCCGGCGGACGCGGTGCGGGACGCCGACGGCGCCATTGGCATGGTTGCACGGCGCCCCCTCCGGGAAGGCGCCCTTGTCTCCGCCCGGGACGTCAGCGCCCCGGTGGTGATCCAGGCCGGCGACCTCGTCACGGTTACCTACCAGGCCGGCGGGGTCTCCCTGGAGCTTCAGGTCAAGGCCTTGGGGGCCGGCGCCGTCGGCCAGGTGATCCCCCTCCAGAACCTCTCCTCGCGAAAGACCCTCCAGGCGGTGGTCACCGGACCTGGCCAGGCCATGACGGGGCCTGACGCCCCGACCGGCCAGGCCCTGGCCGCCACCCGCATCGCCCACCGTTGA
- the flgH gene encoding flagellar basal body L-ring protein FlgH, whose amino-acid sequence MRLAAALLLAALPLAACSTVKDAALGPSLTPSAYPVTPQERRPDLGMMPPQPEVTPASANSLWRSGARAFFIDQRASRVGDIVTVQIAINDSAKTSNTSVANRTSSANSAVSTLFGMENKIGRLLPPGNDFSKASPFDTESTFSNSGSGSVNRAEAIYLTVAAVVTGILPNGNLIIEGTQEVRTNAELRQLTVSGMIRPEDISSANTIRHTQIAEARINYGGRGDISAMQKTPAGQSVVSRIWPF is encoded by the coding sequence ATGAGACTCGCCGCCGCACTCCTGCTCGCCGCCCTTCCCCTGGCCGCCTGTTCGACGGTTAAGGATGCAGCCCTCGGGCCCAGCCTTACCCCGTCGGCCTATCCGGTGACGCCCCAGGAGCGGCGTCCCGATCTGGGCATGATGCCGCCCCAGCCCGAAGTGACCCCGGCCTCGGCGAACTCGCTCTGGCGCAGCGGCGCCCGCGCCTTCTTCATCGACCAGAGGGCCAGCCGGGTCGGCGACATCGTGACTGTCCAGATCGCCATCAACGACTCGGCGAAGACGTCGAACACCTCGGTCGCAAACCGCACGTCCAGCGCCAACTCCGCAGTGTCGACCCTGTTCGGCATGGAGAACAAGATCGGTCGACTCCTGCCCCCGGGGAATGACTTCAGCAAGGCCTCGCCCTTTGACACCGAGTCCACTTTCTCGAACTCCGGATCGGGCAGCGTGAACCGGGCGGAGGCCATCTACCTGACCGTGGCGGCGGTGGTGACCGGCATCCTGCCCAACGGCAACCTCATCATCGAGGGCACACAGGAGGTGCGGACCAACGCCGAACTCCGCCAACTGACGGTCTCGGGCATGATCCGGCCCGAGGACATCTCCTCGGCCAACACGATCCGGCACACCCAGATCGCCGAGGCGCGCATCAACTACGGCGGGCGGGGCGACATCTCGGCCATGCAGAAGACCCCGGCGGGCCAGTCGGTGGTCTCGCGGATCTGGCCGTTCTAG